CGGTTGGTGGGTTTTGAAAGTCTAACCTCATTTACTGAACTTTCCTCATCCCCAGGAAGTTGGCTGGAGTGCGATGACCTAAAAGGCCTACGTTCTGAAAGGCGTGAGAAATTTGAAGTTGTTGCTTCAGAGGTACATATTGttatttgggaaagaaaaacatcCCCAATGACAGATAAGGCGTCTGCCTGCCCTCCACTTAAGAAGACTAATGATGAGCCTCTTTTCGGTGATGAGAAGCCAACCTCTCCAACTCGGTGTTCTGTGGGTGATGCTGCCTCTGCTGACTCTGCTGAGCCATTCTCAAGGACGCTCCCCACCGGTGTGGCGGTTGGACCTAGCACTCTCTCACAGGGTGAAGCTGTAGCTCTAGGTCATGGGCATCATTTACTTTCAGGTCCAGAAAGTTTGGTTGACAATAGTATTTTATCTTTGACGCTTGAAGAAATACAGGTTAACTCTGAACGTTTCCTCTTAGAAAATGAACCTGTGGCAGAAAATGCAGGAGTTGGCaaaacagaaactttgcaagcaCAGGAGTTACTAAAGGCTTCTTTACTATCAGCCCCATGTGTTGGAAAGCTTACCCCAGACCAATTCGTGGATTTCAGCTTGCCGTCTCCAGTTGTAGGTGCAAACATGCAGTTGGCACAGCCGAGTACAGAAGACACTGTCGTCGTCAAACCTGTGGATACTGCTCATGCTGCTGACTCTGTAAATGGGGTAAAGCCGGTAGAAGTTGAGGATACAGTTTCCCTAAAGAAGGATACTCCATTAAAACACTTTCTTTCACCCAAAACTGAGAAGTTCAAACCAGAACAAGCTGTTACAGTTCAGGTATctgattggaaaaaaaatgaaactgtggCATCTTCTCAGACCATAACAGCGAAATCAGGACAGAATCCATCACTGAAAGAAACTCAGAAGAAACCATTTGTAGGAAGTTGGGTTAAAGGCTTATTAAGTAGGGGTGCTTCTTTTATGCCACCTTGTGTTTCAGCTCATAATAGAAACACTGTGACAGATTTGCAACCTTCAGTTAAGGGGGCAAGCAATTTTGGTGGCTTTAAAACGAAAGGCATAAACCAAAAGGCTAACCGGGCATCCAGGAAAGCCAATAGATATTCAAATAAGCCGCCTGTTAGAGTTAGTAACCCTCCACCAGACCATCCATTGTCTGGTAGCACGACTTCTCGTGTATGTGCTGATGTTATTGCTGATACAGATGCTTTGAAGAAACGTGACAGTACCTCCTATGGAGCTCACCGGAGTCATGATTCTTGTGTGAAGGAAAATGGTGTTTCTTCTGCAAACCATGGAGACTCAGTTGAGGGTCAGATTCATAAACTTCGtctaaaacttcttaaaaaacttaaggccaaaaagaagaaattagcTGCTCTTATGTCTTCCCCTCAAAAAGGAACACCTCCAAGTGAAAATTTAGAACATGTGTCCCACTGTGGGTCTCCAAACGATTGTGAATCAATAGAAGACTTGCTAAAAGAACTACAGTATCAAATTGATACTGCTGATAATAAATCTGGGTGCACAGTTCCATACAGTAGTCAAAGTCATGAAGAAATTTTAGCAGAATTACTGTCTCCTACAACTGTTGTCTCAACAGAGCACTCGGTGAATGGGGAGGCTGATTTTAGGTATTTAGAAATGGGAGATGACCACATCCCAGCACCAGTGTCTGCTGAATTGAATGATATTCCCCAAAACACACACCTGAGACAGGACCATAATTACTGTAGCCCCACCAAGAAAAATCAGTGTGAAGTTCAGCCAGATTCACTGACAAATAATGTCTGCATTAGGACTTTGAATTTGGAAAGTTCCATGAAGACTGATATTTTTGATGAGTTTTTTTCCACGTCAACATTAAATTCCTTAGCAAATGACACATTAGACTTACCTCATTTTGATGAATATCTTTTTGAGAGTTGTTGAgtgcatgttctctctttttaGTTTAGTATTTATTCCTGCTCTTGGAAAAAGTTAATATGTTAGTATAGTGTTTACACACTGGCCTTGTCATGAATAAAATGTAAGCTGCTGAAGGTTTTACCTTTGCTTCTACTCACAAAGCATGTAATtctgttataaaaattaaaatgatcaagAATTGGTTTTCCTTGTTTGCTTCATTTTGCATTGTAGGAGAAGGAGGATTTCAGAATGTTAAACATGAAAACTAGTGTCTAGTTTCTGGCATTTTTTATAGCTGCGTACATtaaatttctacattttattttggtTACACTAGTTCAAGAAAAACAATCGTTTGTACAAACTTCAGTCATTGTATGTGGGATATCGCATGGCTGACTGGTAATGGTTGTGTGATCATTTTAGACCCTAAGCCTGTTTGTTACACCAGTTGAATGCTGTGGAATGTAAACTGCCCCCTGTAGAGAATACAACTTCTCTGTTTAGAAAAGATGGTAGGAAACCTTGTTAATTGAAACCTTGTTAATTGTTAAATGTAAGTAATGTTACATGATTAATAAGTCATCTCTAACAGGAAAATAATCCATGTTTGTGTTGATATGCAAAGAGTTCACATTATCATAAATACCCTCTTTCTCCCAGCACAGGTATTTCTGTAAGCAAAGTGGGACACCATCCAGAGGTTCTGTTTTGGGAGAAAATAATAACCAGGTGCTTACTAGGCTTGCTATACGTTGGGTTCTGTTTTGTATGAAACACTAATTCGAACCCCAAGATTTCTATGAGTGAGGCCCTTTTTATCacatttgacagataaagagcACAGAGCTTAGTAAATTGTACAGCTGGGATTGAGGAGTGTGGTTACCACAGTGCTTAGAAGCATGTGTTCCACCTGTCAGTTTTCATTAAAAGTTTGGATGCTTGAACAGCACCGCTGCTGTAGTGATTTGAGTTAGTGGGCATGGTTGCTAAGGTTTGAATGGTGGCAGTCTTGGGATAGCATACTTTGCCAGGGACTCAGCACTTCATGGTTGATTTGTCCAATTTACTcccaacagcccccccccccccccccccgctcgcTAACCCCCCATTTTCTGATTCCTAAGTACTGCATGTTTCTTGTCAGGAGAAACTGGGCAAATACAGGAAAATAGGAAGATTTTGGATCATCCATCTTAACATTTTAGTGGTAATAACTATTACAgacctttccatttttttaatacatgtagactttttaaaaaattctgttgtaCCTATTTGtacaatctttttaatgtttttttgtggtttttttttttttttccgaaggcagatgcttccattttatttattttttcagcctaacagtattcattctttttgcacaacacccagtgctccatgcaaaacgtgccctccccattacccaccacctgttcccccaacctcccacccctgacccttcaaaaccctcaggttgtttttcagagtccatagtctcttatggttcgcctccccttccaattttttttttttataaacatataatgtatttttatccccaggggtacaggtctgtgaatcgccaggtttacacacttcacagcactcacgatagcacttaccctccccaatgtccatagccccctccccctctcccaatcccacctccccccagcaacccccagtttgttttgtgagattgt
The genomic region above belongs to Meles meles chromosome 14, mMelMel3.1 paternal haplotype, whole genome shotgun sequence and contains:
- the USPL1 gene encoding SUMO-specific isopeptidase USPL1 isoform X3, which codes for MAAEENPTTVDVSGTGEISPQNEGCASELEMALESKCTSLCQSLCVQWKNANALCWLDCILSALVHLEGLKNTVTDLCSNANSVFWQLFMKYDQANKLLHTSQLEGIKDGDCKKLTSEILAKIESCLNEVRDEIFIRLQPQLRCTLGDMESPVFALPLLLKMEPVIEKLFMYSFSWNFECSQCGHKYQNRHMKNLVTFTNVIPEWHPLNAAHFGPCNICSNKSQIRKMVLEKVSPVFMLHFVEGLPRNDLQHYSFHFEGCLYQITSVIQYQANNHFITWILDADGSWLECDDLKGLRSERREKFEVVASEVHIVIWERKTSPMTDKASACPPLKKTNDEPLFGDEKPTSPTRCSVGDAASADSAEPFSRTLPTGVAVGPSTLSQGEAVALGHGHHLLSGPESLVDNSILSLTLEEIQVNSERFLLENEPVAENAGVGKTETLQAQELLKASLLSAPCVGKLTPDQFVDFSLPSPVVGANMQLAQPSTEDTVVVKPVDTAHAADSVNGVKPVEVEDTVSLKKDTPLKHFLSPKTEKFKPEQAVTVQVSDWKKNETVASSQTITAKSGQNPSLKETQKKPFVGSWVKGLLSRGASFMPPCVSAHNRNTVTDLQPSVKGASNFGGFKTKGINQKANRASRKANRYSNKPPVRVSNPPPDHPLSGSTTSRVCADVIADTDALKKRDSTSYGAHRSHDSCVKENGVSSANHGDSVEGQIHKLRLKLLKKLKAKKKKLAALMSSPQKGTPPSENLEHVSHCGSPNDCESIEDLLKELQYQIDTADNKSGCTVPYSSQSHEEILAELLSPTTVVSTEHSVNGEADFRYLEMGDDHIPAPVSAELNDIPQNTHLRQDHNYCSPTKKNQCEVQPDSLTNNVCIRTLNLESSMKTDIFDEFFSTSTLNSLANDTLDLPHFDEYLFESC
- the USPL1 gene encoding SUMO-specific isopeptidase USPL1 isoform X1; translation: MMDSPKIGNGLPVIGPGTDIGISSLHMVGYLGKNYDSAKVPSDGYCPACREKGKLKALKTYRISFQESIFLCEDLQCIYPLGSKSLSNLISPDLEDCHITNKPQKRKFSETNYKDSPPLANAKKTKNHVVGEQVLNSKHDGEAYDETSSHLPGLPHSGPQNPVRTADSLEQNEILEAGIDMAAEENPTTVDVSGTGEISPQNEGCASELEMALESKCTSLCQSLCVQWKNANALCWLDCILSALVHLEGLKNTVTDLCSNANSVFWQLFMKYDQANKLLHTSQLEGIKDGDCKKLTSEILAKIESCLNEVRDEIFIRLQPQLRCTLGDMESPVFALPLLLKMEPVIEKLFMYSFSWNFECSQCGHKYQNRHMKNLVTFTNVIPEWHPLNAAHFGPCNICSNKSQIRKMVLEKVSPVFMLHFVEGLPRNDLQHYSFHFEGCLYQITSVIQYQANNHFITWILDADGSWLECDDLKGLRSERREKFEVVASEVHIVIWERKTSPMTDKASACPPLKKTNDEPLFGDEKPTSPTRCSVGDAASADSAEPFSRTLPTGVAVGPSTLSQGEAVALGHGHHLLSGPESLVDNSILSLTLEEIQVNSERFLLENEPVAENAGVGKTETLQAQELLKASLLSAPCVGKLTPDQFVDFSLPSPVVGANMQLAQPSTEDTVVVKPVDTAHAADSVNGVKPVEVEDTVSLKKDTPLKHFLSPKTEKFKPEQAVTVQVSDWKKNETVASSQTITAKSGQNPSLKETQKKPFVGSWVKGLLSRGASFMPPCVSAHNRNTVTDLQPSVKGASNFGGFKTKGINQKANRASRKANRYSNKPPVRVSNPPPDHPLSGSTTSRVCADVIADTDALKKRDSTSYGAHRSHDSCVKENGVSSANHGDSVEGQIHKLRLKLLKKLKAKKKKLAALMSSPQKGTPPSENLEHVSHCGSPNDCESIEDLLKELQYQIDTADNKSGCTVPYSSQSHEEILAELLSPTTVVSTEHSVNGEADFRYLEMGDDHIPAPVSAELNDIPQNTHLRQDHNYCSPTKKNQCEVQPDSLTNNVCIRTLNLESSMKTDIFDEFFSTSTLNSLANDTLDLPHFDEYLFESC
- the USPL1 gene encoding SUMO-specific isopeptidase USPL1 isoform X2; translated protein: MMDSPKIGNGLPVIGPGTDIGISSLHMNYDSAKVPSDGYCPACREKGKLKALKTYRISFQESIFLCEDLQCIYPLGSKSLSNLISPDLEDCHITNKPQKRKFSETNYKDSPPLANAKKTKNHVVGEQVLNSKHDGEAYDETSSHLPGLPHSGPQNPVRTADSLEQNEILEAGIDMAAEENPTTVDVSGTGEISPQNEGCASELEMALESKCTSLCQSLCVQWKNANALCWLDCILSALVHLEGLKNTVTDLCSNANSVFWQLFMKYDQANKLLHTSQLEGIKDGDCKKLTSEILAKIESCLNEVRDEIFIRLQPQLRCTLGDMESPVFALPLLLKMEPVIEKLFMYSFSWNFECSQCGHKYQNRHMKNLVTFTNVIPEWHPLNAAHFGPCNICSNKSQIRKMVLEKVSPVFMLHFVEGLPRNDLQHYSFHFEGCLYQITSVIQYQANNHFITWILDADGSWLECDDLKGLRSERREKFEVVASEVHIVIWERKTSPMTDKASACPPLKKTNDEPLFGDEKPTSPTRCSVGDAASADSAEPFSRTLPTGVAVGPSTLSQGEAVALGHGHHLLSGPESLVDNSILSLTLEEIQVNSERFLLENEPVAENAGVGKTETLQAQELLKASLLSAPCVGKLTPDQFVDFSLPSPVVGANMQLAQPSTEDTVVVKPVDTAHAADSVNGVKPVEVEDTVSLKKDTPLKHFLSPKTEKFKPEQAVTVQVSDWKKNETVASSQTITAKSGQNPSLKETQKKPFVGSWVKGLLSRGASFMPPCVSAHNRNTVTDLQPSVKGASNFGGFKTKGINQKANRASRKANRYSNKPPVRVSNPPPDHPLSGSTTSRVCADVIADTDALKKRDSTSYGAHRSHDSCVKENGVSSANHGDSVEGQIHKLRLKLLKKLKAKKKKLAALMSSPQKGTPPSENLEHVSHCGSPNDCESIEDLLKELQYQIDTADNKSGCTVPYSSQSHEEILAELLSPTTVVSTEHSVNGEADFRYLEMGDDHIPAPVSAELNDIPQNTHLRQDHNYCSPTKKNQCEVQPDSLTNNVCIRTLNLESSMKTDIFDEFFSTSTLNSLANDTLDLPHFDEYLFESC